GTTCCAGGACGACGCCGAGAAAATTCAGCGACCTTCCGTGGTGGCGGTACAACTCGCGGGCCAGGGCGTGATTCTGCCAATCCCAGGTGACGGGAAAGTGGCCGACGGCGCGGGTCGCGGCGATCGTGACGGCGCCATCGAAAAGCTCGTTGGGATGGACGAATGTCGCGAGCGAGTCGCGGATCGGAAGCCCGTAGTAGCTCACTCCCGAGTGCGGGTTGTGGCTGTCGGTGAGACAACCCTGGATCAACGCCACCTTGGGCAGCCCCGGCCGCCGCTCGTCGAGCGTCAGAGTCTCGACCCTCGGCGGCTTCAGTCCGAGCGTGGTTCCGGCAAGGCGCCGGGCGACCTTGAACGCCGCGCCCTGGATCGCCGCGTGCGCCTGCAGCTCGGAGAGACCCTCGCGGAGCTTCATGATTACGACGAGTCCCGAGAGGCGGCTGAAGCGCGACGCCTCCGCTCCCGGCCCCCAGAAATCGAGAATTGCGCTCCGCTGCACGCCGAGGCCGGCCCGAACGATGCCCTCGTACTCGGCCGCGGCGACCACCGCCATGCCGGACAAGCGGTGCGTCCGCCCGCGACCCACCGCCGCGACCGGGCCGAGCGTGCCGGGAAACACCTCCCCACCGCCCGATGCCTTCACTCTCGGTTCGACGAGGTCGCGAATTCCGGTCACGCGGACCTTCTCTCCCGGGTGAACGACCGCAAGAGAGACGTCCTCGAGCCGCTCGTCCTGCCTCGTCAGCTCGAGCAGCTCCCGCTCGGCGACTTCGAGGGTCTCGCCGCAGTAATGAAACCTGTCGCCCAGGCGAATCCGCTTTACGGGAAAATCGGCCAGCTCGAGCAGCACGGGGCTCGCCTCAGAACAGTCCTTCCTTCTCCAGCTTCCGCACGATGCGGTCGTCGACGATGTTCTCCGCCCTGAGCTGGCGGATCCTGTCGTTGCCGGCCCCCAGGAGGCGGATCGCGTTACGAATGCCGTCGGTGTTCGGATAGATCCTTCTTTCGTAGAGGGTCTTCATCAGCTCGTAGCCCTCCTCTGCGTCCTCGAAGCGCTTGAGGCGCAATCCTTTCCAGAGGCTTTGCATCACCGCCTTCTTGTTTTCGGGCCTGGCGATGAACTGCGTGGCCAGCGCCATCGCCCGGAGCACCTTCTCGACGACGTCCGGCGAGGAGCTGACAAAGCTCCGGCGCACGAGCACTCCCGTGCTCTGGTACGGAATCCCCAGCGTCGCGAGGTCGGCCAGCACGTTGAAACCCTGGCGCTTGAGGATGGAAGCGAAGGTATAGCCGAAGTACGATCCGTCGATCGCCTTGCTGGCGAGCGACTGAGCGAGCACAGCCTCGTCGCCGACGATGCGCAGGTTGAGCCGGTCGCGTTTCGGGTCGATGCCCCAGTGCTCCAGAACCAGCATCGTGATCATCCAGATCCCGCCGCCGATGCTCTGGACCCCGATGTTTTTTCCCCTGAGGTCGGCGGGCGTCCTGATGTGCGGCGCGGCGACGAAGGCACCGGTGAGGCGGTTGACCAGCCCGGCGACAAAGACGGCATCGAGGCCTCCCGCGATCGCTCCCAGCGTGGCGCCCGTGCCCGAGCCGAAATAGAACTGCGACTCTCCGGCGGCGAGCGCCGACAGGGCGACGGAGCCTGTGCGGACGTAGACGAGCTGCGCGTCGAGCCCCTGCTTCTGGAAAAATCCCTGGTCCTCGGCGACGAGAAGCGCCCCCGCCGTTCTCTCGTTGAAGCTCGCGTAGGACAGCACCGCCTTCGAAGCCCCCGAGGCGGGGGAAACGGCGAGCAGGACCCAGAGAGACGCCGCGGCCGGAGCGAATTTTCCTGGAAACATGGCTGCCTCCCGTCTGGCTGGCGACGCGGGCTCGGAAAGAGAGATGTCTGTTCGCCCGTCAGCAAGATGCCCGCGGCGGCACCTCGAAGGAAGCGGAAGACCTCGATCTCGACCTCATCGCCTTTTCGAGCCTTATACCGGCGTGCGCGACGAGGTGTCAACGGCGCGCGGGGTTCCAGCCCCCGGTTTGACTCCTGCGGGGGCCATTTGCTACTGCTCGAGGCGCCGGCGCAGCGCCAACGCGCCGGGAATTGCTTCCCGCGGAGGCTTCATGCAAATCGCCATAGGACTGCCGAGCCGCGTCGCGTCGGCTTCGGGCGACGTCATGCTCGAATGGATCGGGCGCGCGGAGCGCGGGCCGTTCTCCAG
The sequence above is a segment of the Candidatus Zixiibacteriota bacterium genome. Coding sequences within it:
- a CDS encoding ABC transporter substrate-binding protein yields the protein MFPGKFAPAAASLWVLLAVSPASGASKAVLSYASFNERTAGALLVAEDQGFFQKQGLDAQLVYVRTGSVALSALAAGESQFYFGSGTGATLGAIAGGLDAVFVAGLVNRLTGAFVAAPHIRTPADLRGKNIGVQSIGGGIWMITMLVLEHWGIDPKRDRLNLRIVGDEAVLAQSLASKAIDGSYFGYTFASILKRQGFNVLADLATLGIPYQSTGVLVRRSFVSSSPDVVEKVLRAMALATQFIARPENKKAVMQSLWKGLRLKRFEDAEEGYELMKTLYERRIYPNTDGIRNAIRLLGAGNDRIRQLRAENIVDDRIVRKLEKEGLF
- a CDS encoding glycine/sarcosine/betaine reductase component B subunit, with translation MLLELADFPVKRIRLGDRFHYCGETLEVAERELLELTRQDERLEDVSLAVVHPGEKVRVTGIRDLVEPRVKASGGGEVFPGTLGPVAAVGRGRTHRLSGMAVVAAAEYEGIVRAGLGVQRSAILDFWGPGAEASRFSRLSGLVVIMKLREGLSELQAHAAIQGAAFKVARRLAGTTLGLKPPRVETLTLDERRPGLPKVALIQGCLTDSHNPHSGVSYYGLPIRDSLATFVHPNELFDGAVTIAATRAVGHFPVTWDWQNHALARELYRHHGRSLNFLGVVLERIQFDTFHAKEVAAHNASRLAAALGADGALIAWIGSGNAFVDLMLTLRACERLGIRTVLVTYEFGGRDGVDSPLLYYVPEADAIVSTGSRDRWLELPSPDRVVGPYERFSILSYPGAPVVAALGELTLDARDMVVGGVDNWGTESWTCRAY